Proteins encoded in a region of the Etheostoma spectabile isolate EspeVRDwgs_2016 unplaced genomic scaffold, UIUC_Espe_1.0 scaffold280, whole genome shotgun sequence genome:
- the LOC116685978 gene encoding F-box only protein 38 isoform X3, translated as MKDIMCMECLSRKLREAVTLYLRVVKVVDLCAGRWWEYMPSGFTDSSFLLLLKKMPDLEQLYGLHPRYLERRRVRGYEAFSIPGVLEALQACPNLLGVETSHLELVEAIWNYMPQVHILGKFRNRNGAFPIPAENKLTIPITAKIQTLHLVGVNVPEIPCVSMLRHLYLKWVRLTKPQPFKDFLCVSLRTFVMRNCAGPTNSLKYVPLVTGLASARNLEQLELVRVPFLGGLIQHVVEDSWRSGGFRNLHTIVFGACKNALEVDLGYLIITAARRLHELRIQPSLTKDGVFSALKMAELEFPQFETLHLGYVDEFLLQCKMSHPELVKYGLADVIENPGIITDIGIKVVNEVFTNIKYLLIYNCPHLHNPHHWITDQSRWSRLVDLTLVRCHAIKLESFSQFIELLPSLEFICLDQMFREPPKGCARVGLSAGTGIGVSSALVSNQNSNNDNDNNNHHHHNNEANLPPAPPPVNNINNNNNNINNNQRQPRQHNAAVEVNGIEDEEEEEEDEVMLEEENVEAEPQIDLKGAEGEVRAEQAGVAPGLSHPAGTPQPPDEEQAGPSGLVQQCRPAGATIPKPPLVISDSDSEEEEGLVSRLMPASCLQQPASCTEGKGKTPLRRNNNVAVPVDQTKPQVLESSCEKSCQVTSEQIKADMKAAADNSRRTSSKGIATEAMETTARPGADSGTARGTGNAGATARTGVRPVTGSVGRVGPGAATPRQVGGCGRTVVGTNHRATATATTDRATGTGRTNDSTEGPSGAQAGDSCTRETGPRHSSGPACVDSLEPRGAAINHASRRPSLLTGQGERQPAGSGSQQGQASNEDFIPRRPLTRSYTRMSSEFLISETDLSSARPRVAVRRKRMADKSTSTSDPVTEDDHVQILSLKSKNLVGITLTNCGITDLVLKDCPKMMFIHATRCRVLKQLRVESAPIVNRFDYAQCKKLDMEQVLDQILRMPPERNRIIYMRPMHQIDSVALERQLFQGPYPYHIAIVHEFSNPPNIRNKVRIRSWMDTIANISQELIKYEFFPEATRTEEDVKKYPKYPWGRDIYTLEGVVDGAPYSMVTDFPWLRTLRAADPNSYARYDFEDDESTTIYAPRRKGQLSADICMETIGEEISERRQSKRGVFQRVVVLFLHHCDTPGEPVDDDYI; from the exons GGTGTGGAGACGTCTCATCTGGAGCTGGTGGAAGCCATATGGAACTACATGCCCCAGGTCCATATACTAGGAAAGTTCCGCAACCGTAATGGGGCTTTTCCCATTCCTGCTGAAAACAAACTGACCATCCCCATTACTGCAAAGATCCAGACTCTACATCTAGTGG gTGTGAATGTCCCAGAGATCCCCTGTGTGTCCATGCTGCGCCACCTTTACCTGAAGTGGGTCCGTCTCACCAAACCCCAGCCGTTTAAGGACTTTCTGTGTGTAAGCCTGAGAACCTTTGTCATGCGGAACTGTGCAGGGCCAACCAACTCCCTCAAATATGTTCCCCTGGTTACCGGTTTAGCATCAGCGCGGAACCTGGAGCAGCTGGAGTTGGTGAGAGTTCCCTTCCTGGGAGGGCTGATCCAACATGTGGTGGAGGACAGCTGGAGATCAG GAGGATTTCGGAACCTCCACACCATTGTGTTTGGGGCCTGTAAGAACGCTCTGGAAGTGGACTTGGGCTACCTCATCATCACTGCGGCTCGCAG GCTTCATGAGCTGCGTATCCAGCCTTCATTGACCAAAGATGGAGTCTTCTCAGCTCTCAAAATGGCTGAACTAGAGTTTCCTCAGTTTGAGACACTTCATCTAGGATACGTGGATGAGTTTCTGCTGCAAT GTAAGATGAGTCATCCAGAGCTGGTGAAATACGGTCTGGCTGATGTCATTGAAAACCCAGGCATCATCACTGACATTGGCATCAAGGTGGTGAACGAGGTGTTCACTAATATTAAATACCTGCTCATCTACAACTGTCCTCACCTGCATAACCCTCACCACTGGATCACAG ATCAGTCTCGATGGAGTCGCCTTGTTGATCTCACTCTGGTTCGCTGTCATGCCATCAAACTGGAGTCCTTCTCCCAGTTCATAGAGTTACTCCCCAGTCTGGAGTTTATCTGTCTGGACCAGATGTTTAGAGAACCACCCAAG gGCTGTGCCAGGGTGGGCTTGAGTGCAGGGACTGGTATTGGTGTGTCCTCAGCACTGGTCAGCAACCAGAACTCCAACAATGACaacgacaacaacaaccaccaccaccacaataaTGAGGCTAATCTGCCTCCTGCTCCTCCACCtgtcaacaacatcaacaacaacaacaacaacatcaacaacaaccaaaGACAGCCGCGGCAGCACAATG cAGCAGTGGAGGTAAATGGGAttgaggatgaagaggaggaagaagaagatgagGTAATGCTGGAGGAGGAGAACGTGGAGGCTGAGCCTCAAATAGATCTGAAAGGAGCAGAAGGGGAGGTGAGAGCTGAACAAGCTGGCGTGGCTCCAGGGCTGAGTCATCCGGCTGGAACACCACAACCTCCTGATGAGGAGCAAGCAG GTCCCAGTGGTTTAGTCCAGCAGTGCAGACCAGCTGGTGCCACAATTCCGAAGCCCCCGCTGGTCATCTCCGACTCGGacagtgaggaagaggaaggcctCGTTTCAAGGCTGATGCCAGCTTCCTGTTTGCAGCAGCCAGCTTCCTGTACAGAAG gtaaaGGTAAGACTCCTCTGAGGCGGAACAACAATGTGGCGGTCCCGGTAGATCAGACAAAACCTCAGGTGTTAGAAAGCAGCTGTGAGAAGAGCTGTCAGGTGACCAGTGAACAGATCAAGGCAGACATGAAGGCTGCTGCCGACAACAGCAGGAGGACTAGCAGTAAAGGAATTGCTACTGAAGCTATGGAGACTACTGCAAGACCTGGGGCTGACAGTGGGACAGCACGGGGCACTGGGAATGCTGGGGCAACAGCAAGGACTGGAGTGAGGCCAGTGACTGGATCTGTGGGCAGGGTAGGACCTGGAGCGGCCACACCCAGGCAAGTGGGTGGATGTGGGAGGACAGTGGTGGGGACCAACCACAGAGCAACCGCAACCGCAACCACTGACAGAGCAACAGGAACTGGCAGGACTAATGACAGCACAGAGGGCCCCTCTGGAGCACAAGCAGGGGACAGTTGCACAAGGGAGACTGGGCCTAGGCACAGCTCTGGTCCTGCCTGTGTGGACAGTCTGGAGCCCAGAGGTGCTGCTATAAACCATGCTTCCAGGAGACCATCACTGCTGACtggacagggagagagacaacCTGCCGGTTCAGGTTCCCAGCAGGGCCAGGCCAGCAACGAGGACTTTATCCCTAGACGTCCTTTGACCCGATCGTATACTCGTATGTCATCTGAGTTCCTGATATCTGAGACAG ATCTTTCAAGTGCCAGGCCTCGAGTAGCAGTGAGGAGGAAACGAATGGCTGACAAATCAACCAGCACCTCTGACCCGGTCACTGAGGACGACCACGTACAG ATTTTGTCTCTGAAGAGTAAAAACCTGGTGGGCATCACTTTGACCAACTGTGGAATCACTGACCTGGTCCTCAAAGACTGCCCCAAGATGATGTTCATTCATG ctacCAGATGTCGAGTGTTGAAGCAGCTGCGAGTAGAAAGTGCCCCCATAGTGAACAGGTTTGATTACGCTCAGTGTAAGAAGCTGGACATGGAACAGGTCCTGGATCAGATACTAAGAATGCCTCCTGAGAGGAACCGCATCATCTACATGCGCCCTATGCACCAG ATTGACTCCGTAGCGTTGGAGCGTCAGCTCTTCCAGGGGCCCTATCCCTACCACATTGCTATAGTGCACGAGTTCAGCAACCCTCCAAATATACGCAACAAGGTTCGCATTCGCAGCTGGATGGACACCATAGCCAACATCAGCCA agAGTTGATCAAGTATGAGTTCTTCCCAGAGGCCACCCGGACAGAAGAGGATGTGAAGAAGTATCCCAAATACCCCTGGGGCCGGGACATCTATACACTGGAGG GAGTGGTGGATGGCGCTCCCTACAGCATGGTAACAGACTTCCCCTGGCTGAGGACTCTGAGAGCAGCTGATCCCAACAGCTACGCCCGCTATGACTTTGAGGACGATGAAAGCA CTACCATCTACGCACCCAGGCGTAAAGGCCAGCTGTCAGCTGACATCTGCATGGAGACCATCGGGGAAGAGATCTCAGAGCGCCGACAGAGCAAAAGAGGAGTGTTTCAGAGAGTGGTGGTCCTTTTCCTCCATCACTGTGATACACCAGGAGAACCTGTGGATGATGACTACATCTAG